The Vibrio aphrogenes genomic interval TGTATTTTACCACATTACCTAAGTTAGGAAGATTGAAAGCACCACGGCAAACCATCAACGCATCGGCTTGAGTTTGCGCTAAGCAGTTTTGCCCATCTTGATAATTCCAGATTTCACCATTTGCAATCACTGGGATCTTACTACGCTGTTTGATGGCCTCAATAAACTCCCATTTAATTTCACTGGCTTTATAGCCGCCCATTTTAGTACGTCCATGGACTGTGATTTCATTTGCTCCAGCTTGTTCAATGGCATCAGCAATTTCAAAGCAATCATGTGGGTCATCCCAGCCAAGGCGAATCTTAGCTGAAACAATAATATCTTGTGGCACGGCTTTACGACAGGCGGAGACAATATTATGAATGAGTTCAGGATGTTGAAGCAAAGCGGCTCCTCCTTTACTCTTATTCACCATTTTTGCAGGACAACCGAAGTTAAGATCGATACCTTGAGAGCCAAGCTCAACGGCTCGGACCGCATTTTCAGCCATCCAGTTGGGCTCTTGACCTAATAATTGTAAGCGAACTGGGGTGCCTGAAAGGGTTTTAGAGCCGTGTTTTAGCTCAGGGCAGAGGCGAGTAAAGACATGTTCTGGCAACAGACGGTCAACGACACGGACAAATTCTGTCACGCATAAATCATAGTCATTAATGTCAGTTAATAATTCACGCATCAGGTGGTCAAGTACACCTTCCATCGGTCCAAGAACGAGTCTCATGGGGCTTCCAAGTAGATAAAAATAATGGTGCGAGATTGTAGTGGCTTAACTAGGGATTGTCACGGCTTGCAGGGGAAATCCAACTGGATTATTTGTGTTTTATTTGGCACAGACGTGACATCTGGTTACACTAAGCCTCGTTTTAGTTATTCGATGATGCTCATGAAATTAATTGACAGTACACTACTCAACTTAACCGATTATACGCCTGAATTTATTGAAGGTGCGCTTTTAGCCGCGAACATGACGCCAAAAGCGTTGACCGCACAACAATGGATAGAACCATTGGTGGAGCTGGATAAACAGCAAGCACAAGCAACGTTGGTACAGCATTTTGAACAACAATATGGCTTATTAATGAGCTGCCAATATCAGTGTTTAGCTACCTTAACGGAAAACCAACTCGAATCGCTGGCAGATTTTGCTGAAGGCTTTATGACGGTTTGGCCGGTGATTGAACCCGGTTGGAATGAAGTTGATACCTTAACCGATGGTACGGTTCGAATGTTACAAGCGCTACTGACTACCATGATGTTAGCGATTGATGAAGCTTCAACACATCAGCAAATGAAACAAGCGGGCATTGAGTCACCGCCAACTTTGCAAAGCTTATTGCCTCAGCTAGATATTATGATTAATGAAGTAGCTAAAGCGGCCGATGACGCGATGCAAGGGATGAAAGCTCAAAGTGTCAACCCATATAAAGAAGTTGGAAGAAACGATCCTTGCGTGTGTGGGAGTGGTAAAAAATTTAAGCAGTGTTGTGGACGTCAACACTAAGACGAGCAGAATCACTAAAAAGGCCAAGGTGAAGATTTTACCTTGGCCTTTTTAATGATGATTGGATTATTTTCGCGGTGATTTTTGAATTAATGGTACAAATTGAGCAAGGAAAACTAACGCCAAAATAACCAAGTTAACACTGAAGATAACCACTAACCATTGCGGCATTGAGAGGGTTAGAAATTGCCAAACGATTTTTGAGCAATCGCCGGTAGGTTCAAACATCCATGGTGCCCATTGGTTTAGAGGAGCCCAGCTTGGAAATTTAGGGAAAATGTCACAAGTCGCAAAAGGAGAAGGGTTAAATTGATAGCCAACATGCTCTAGGGCTAATTGTAAGCCACGAAATGCGGTATATCCCCATGCAAGTAGGCCACCCCAGCGAATCCATTTATTGGACGGTTTTATCAACCCTATCAGGGCAGCAATAGCAATACCCAACATCGCTACCCGTTCATAGACACACATGACACACGGTGCTAATAGCATGACATGTTGAAAATAAAGAGCCGATAGTTCAAAAAAAACAATTAATAACAATAGCAGAAGCCAAGAAGCGCGTTTTTGGGAAAAGGCATGAAGGGAAGATAACCAGGTCACATTAATTCCTTATTTGTGTTAATTAACACATGATTCATTAAGCACATTGTTCGAAACATAAGCTACTAAATGATAAAAATTGCTTGGGATTATGAATCGAGAATAAGGGCATGTAAACCCTTATTCTCGAGCAGCAATTTAAGGATTAATGACCGATGATAGGACTACCTTGGGTTGCAATTTCAATGGTTGAAGAGGTTAACCAACCAACAGAGTGGAAGTAGGCCGTCATAGGTTCTAATAAGAAATGAATGCCGAAGTAACCAACTAAAGTTAAGATAATAGTATAAGGCAATGCCATTAATACCATCTTGCCATAAGAGAGCCTAATTAACGGTGCGAGAGCGGACGTTAATAAGAATAAGAATGCAGCTTGACCGTTAGGAGTCGCAACCGATGGTAAGTTAGTACCGGTATTAATCGCCACCGCAAGAAGGTCAAATTGATCTCGAGTGATAGTGCCATCTAAGAGCGCAGCCTTAACTTCATTGATATACACCGTACCGACAAACACGTTATCCGACACCATGGATAGAATACCGTTAGCGAGGTAGAACATAGTAATTTGTTGACCACCTTCCAACTCAAGCACCGTTTCAATGATAGGTTTAAATAAATGTTGATCAATGATTACAGCGACAATCGCAAAGAAAACAGCCAATAGGGCGGTAAAAGGAAGAGCTTCCTCAAACGCTTTACCCATAGCATGTTCTTCAGTAATACCTGTAAAGGCAGTCGCAAGGATAATGACAGATAAACCGATTAAGCCTACAGCCGCAAAGTGGCCAGCCAAACCGATAATTAACCAAACGGCAATTAAAGCTTGAACGTATAATTTAGCGACATCTTGTTTAGTCCGTTTTTTCTGCTGTTCATGCTCATATTCAATTAAAATTTTACGAACATTTTCTGGTAATTTTGCACCGTAACCAAACAGTTTGAATTTTTCAACAAAGATACAGGTTAAAAGGCCACAGAAGAAAACGGGCAGAGTGATAGGTGCCATGCGGAGAATAAATTCACCAAAACCCCAACCTGCTTGATCGGCGATGATGAGATTTTGTGGTTCACCTACCATGGTCATCACGCCACCTAATGCCGTACCAACCCCCGCATGCATTAATAGTGAACGTAAAAAGGCACGGTAATCTTCTAAATCATTACGCGTGATTTCAGGGATGTGAGCATCGGTGGTGTGGTCATGAAATGCGGTTGAATCTGGACTAGAGACCACCTTATGGTAAATTGCATAAAAGCCGATCGCGACACTGATAATCACCGCGATAACGGTTAATGCATCTAAAAAGGCGGAAAGAAAGGCTGCGGTAACACAAAAAGCGATAGATAAGAGTATCTTCGAGCGTACCCCTAATAAAATTTTAGTGAATACAAAAAGTAGCAATTGTTTCATGAAGTAAATCCCAGCCACCATGAAAACAAGCAATAACAGAACTTCAAGGTTATTGGCGAGTTCATGTTTGACTTGTTCGGCACTGGTCATGCCGATAGCAATTGCTTCAATCGCCAGTAAGCCTCCAGGCTGCAATGGGTAGCATTTTAATGCCATGGCAAGGGTAAAGATAAACTCGACCACCAACATCCAACCAGCGATAAATGGGTCAATCCAGAAAAAGACAATGGGGTTGATAATTAAAAAGGCAATAATGGTCACTTTGTACCAATCAGGCGCTTTACCGAGAAAGTTTTTGATTAGTGCATTTCCTAAAGACATATTCATGAACTTGCTTATTTCACTCCAAAAGTTTGAACCAATGCACAGTATGCCGTGATTTTCATTTCAAAATGTGAAAATCATCAAATTATTTGCCATACAAAAGAAAACATTCGTAATAACTGCTATAGAAAGTTGACGCTTGGTTGCTGTGATTTTAATTTTGTTAATTTGATTGATTATTTTTGTTTTTATTTTGTTTGTTTTCTCTGCGCCAAACAATACAGAACCAACGCAGATAGTAAACCTACAAAATGAAATATCTGGAACTGAGTTGGGTTTTTATGTGAAAAATGATGGCATGAAGAGTGAACTGACCCCCAATAGTTGGACACCAACATTGGGGGTTATTTTATGTCTAAGTACATCAGAGAATTAAAGCTGTGCATTGCTCAGCGTTGCCTTGATGGCGAATCATCGACATCTCTTGCAAAAGAGTTATCTATTCCTGCGAACCAAATTCGTTATTGGACTTCTGTTTACAGGATCCATGGTTCATCTTCATTTTTACCTCTTGATTATGAAAATTCCGCAGATTTTAAATTCTCGGTATTAAAATCAATGTGGGAAAATAACTGGTCTATAAGCCAAGCGAGTGCTGAATTCAATTTTTCTTCTAACGGGACTATTTCTGTTTGGTTAAAGCTTTATAATCAGTCGGGATTCCAAGGCTTACATTCCCGACCTAAAGGCAGACCATCTATGAAAACTCAATCAAATAAGCGTCCGACTAAACCTGATGAAGACATGTCACTTGATGAACTCAGAGAGGAACTGGCTTATTTGAGAGCGGAGAATGCTGTTCTAAAAAAGTTAGAGGAGCTGGACAAGTTAAAACGTCAAGCAGCAAAGAAAAAGCGTTGACTGTTCAAGCTCTAAAACACCAACACAAAATCCAGCATTTATTGCAATCCATTGGATTGCCCAAGAGTGTGTATTACTACCAATGCCAAGTGTTGAGCACTCCCGAGCCTTACGCGAATGAGATAGCGAGTATTGAAAGAATATTTCATAAGCATAAAGGTCGATATGGTTATCGACGCATTCATTATGCTTTACGTAGAGAAGGCATCTACTTAAATCATAAAACGGTTCAGCGCTTAATGGCAAAACTAGGGCTAAAATCGACCGTAAGACCGAAGAAATATCGTTCTTATAAAGGTGCGATTGGGCGTATTGCCCCGAATATTCTGAAGCGAGACTTTAAATCGACGAAACCAAATGAAAAATGGGTGACCGATGTGACGGAATTTAAAGTGGCAGGTGAAAAAGTCTATTTATCTCCTATCATCGATTTATTTAATCAAGAAGTCGTTAGTCATACTGTAGCGACCTCACCTAAATTACATCTCGTGACCGAGATGCTAGAAAAAGCGACGAGTAAGTTAAGTCAAGCGTCCTCGTTAACTTTACATAGTGACCAAGGGTGGCAATACCAACACCGTGATTATCGTAACAAGCTAAAAGAGAAAAGAATAAATCAGAGTATGTCGAGAAAAGGAAACTGTCTTGATAATGCTGTGGCTGAAAACTTCTTCGCACTTTTAAAAACAGAAATGTACCATGGTTACCACTTTGACAGTGCTGAGCAACTTATGGCATGCATTGATGAATATATTGATTATTACAATAACGATCGGATTAAGGTGAAATTAAAAGGCCTAACTCCGGTAGAATACCGAAATCAGGCCTTAGAAGCCGCATAACAGAAATGTCCAACTTTAAGGGGTCACTTCAAGAGCAGCAATTAGCCTTCTTTAATTGACGGATTTCTTTTGTAGGTTTTCAGTCGGTCAATAGTAGTGGTATGATGAGTCAAATTTTCATTTCTAGATTAAGTAAAGTGAATAATGGTTATTAAGGCAAAAAGCCCTGCAGGGTTTGCAGAGAAATACATAATTGAAAGTATTTGGAATGGAAAGTTCCCTCCGGGTTCTATTCTCCCTGCCGAAAGAGAGTTATCTGAATTAATAGGTGTCACCCGTACAACATTACGAGAAGTGCTGCAAAGATTGGCTCGTGATGGTTGGTTGACAATTCAGCATGGTAAGCCAACAAAAGTCAATAACTTCATGGAAACATCGAGTTTGCATATTCTTGATACTTTGATGACTTTAGATACCGATAACGCCACCAGTATCGTGGAAGATTTACTGGCCGTTCGCACCAGTATCAGCCCGATCTTTATGCGTTATGCTTTTAAGTCTAATCCTGAAGCTTGCATTAAGACCCTTAATCGAGTGATTGAGTCTTGTGATAATCTGTTAGCACATTCGACCTTTGAATCTTTCATTGAGCAATCTCCTTATGCAGCCAAAATTAAACAGTCTGTAAAAGAAGATAATGAACAAGATGAACAGAAGCGTGATGCGATACTGTATGCGAAAACATTTAACTTCTATGATTATATGTTGTTCCAACGTTTAGCATTCCATTCTGGTAATCAAATCTATGGGCTGATCTTTAATGGTATTAAAAAGCTCTATGATCGAGTGGGAAGTTTTTATTTTTCAAACCCAGAAGCACGACAATTAGCATTGAAGTTCTATAAAGATTTATTGATGTTGTGTGAGCAAGGTGAATACCAAGAGTTACCAACGGTTATTCGTCGCTATGGCATCGAAAGTGGTCATATCTGGATGAAAATGAAACAGAATCTTCCTAGTAACTTTACAGAAGATGATAGTTAAATGAAGATGATAGTTAAATAAGGAAAAGCCTGCTTACATTGCAGGCTTTTTTTCAACTTGTTGAGGGCTCTCTAAAGGTAAATAAATTTCTTCACAAATCTCGTATAATATTTGGTCATAAATAGTAAAGATGAGATAAGAAATTTCAAGGGATAACGCATAAAGCTCATCTTGTGGCTCTTCAATATCAGTGCCATTTTCCCAACGTTTTAGGTGTTGCAAAATACCGTATTGATCATTGTCTGCAATGGTTAAAGGGCAGATAAGTGACAGTTGGTTTACTTTACGGCTCAGCATAATAGCGTAATGGCGAAAGCGCTGTTTTCCTTGCGGTGTCACCGTCTCAGGGATAGAAATTCGAAATCGTGTTAATACTTCAAGAGTATCTAAGACTTTTTGCCAATGATGATGATAATCCGAGGCGATTGCATCATGTCGAGAATCAACCAACCATTTGATCATAATATCATCAATTAAAAACATCGCTTGTCGGATCAACTTCCCATGCTCTATTTGGTTTTTAGCCACCGTAAATTCTGACCAATTAGCCATAATCCGGTAAGTTTTATCTTGCAAGACTCTCACTTCAGGGCCGGTTAATGTCCCGGACTGTTCTCTTAATTTGATTAAGCATTGTTCGATATCAACATGAAGTTGCTTGATGTCGTTATTGTTGCCGTCTTGAATGGAAAGTTGGCTATGCGTTAAGGCGCGATGTTGTCGAATCAAAATCAATAACTGGCGGCATTGATTTACTCGTTGAAAGCTCCATTGATTGCTTTTTTCACGTGCAAAGTTCAGATAAAAGAGTGACGCAATTACGCCAGTAACAATAAGAAAACTGAAGGTGATAAACATGGTGACTCCTTCCCTTGACGACGATATTACCTTTTTTATGCAATTTTTAAGCCAGGATTCATTCGTTGTTAGCACAAGGAGCATGAGTAGTTAGGAAGGAGGGTATGCACCAAAGTGATATTGATGTACCAATTTGGTGCATGGGATTATACCAATCTTGCCAATTATCTGATCATCTTTGCTTGTTCTCAGTCTTTTTCCTACACAATTTCTGACCATCTAAATTAGTGTGATTCACAATCGGGGGAAAGAGTGATGATAGGCTGTTCGCCATCTTTTATTGGTGTGGAATAAGTCAGATAACATCCAGAAGCTGGAGCACTACTTATATTATTGATATTTTTGAAATCAGGATCATTTGAGCCAGCATAGAAGATGGAGTAGTTTTGGTTTGCCCGGGTACTTTCAGTACTTCCAATCATCTTATATTGACCATTATCAATATTTTCTAACCCAAGTCCATCATCAGTAATACCTTCAAGCCCATCGACGACTTTAGATAAATCCACGGCAAAGGCTGGATAGCCAAATTGGGTGTTAATGGCATTTAAGTCATCAGTACTGGGCTTTCCACGGTTGAGTATGCCGCATTGGCCTTGTTCGTTGAGCTTGACACATGCCGTACCATTAAGACCCGTTGAGGTATCACCTATGTGTTCTTTGTCTTGAATGACAGCTTTTCCATACACTTCTTGTACAGCATCTTTCATCGCCCCTTTTAGACCGTGCATGATTGAATGACGGGCATCAGTCTGAATATCTAAAAACTTAGGAGCTGCAGTGACGGCTAAAATACCCAGGATTACAATCACGACCACCAGCTCGATGAGAGTAAAGCCTTTTTGATTAGTGTTTATTATCATATTGTTATCAATCTAACTATGTGTAAAATTTGTTCATTTATAGCACAGATTAAATATTTTGTAACTTTTTGTTTCGAAAAGTGTAAGGCTAATAGGCAAAAAAATACCCAGCAAATTATGCTGGGTATTGGATATGCAATGCTTTGGCTATTATATGAATTTTACATGACACGCATGCCAGGTTGAGCGCCGTCATGAGGCTCTAAAATCCATAGGTCTTTGCCACCAGGGCCAGCGGCTAGGATCATGCCTTCAGACATACCAAACTTCATCTTACGCGGTTTAAGGTTGGCAACCACGACGGTTAATTTACCTACGAGTTCTTCCGGTTGGTAAGCTGCTTTAATGCCAGAGAAAACTTGACGCGTTTCACCACCAATATCCAATTGGAATTTCAGTAGTTTGTTGGCTTTTGGCACGGATTCACACGCAATGATTTTCGCAATACGCAGATCAATTTTTGCAAAGTCATCAAACTCGATTTCGGCTTCAATTGGCTCTTTATCTAATTCAGATTGAGCGGCTTGTTGTGCTTGCTCTTTCGCTGCCATTTCTGCTGCGGCATCTTCTTTAGAGGCTTCGATCATCGCTTCTACATGTTTAGGATCGATACGGTTAAAGAGCGCCTTAAATTTAGTGATTTCATGAGCAACAAGTGGTTGAGCAATGTTATCCCACGCTAAGGTTTCATTTAAGAAGGCTTCTGTGCGAGCAGCAAGCTCAGGCATAACCGGTTTCAAGTAGGTCATTAAGACACGGAACAAGTTAATGCCGACCGTACAGATGTCTTGCAGTTCTTGGTCTTTACCTTCTTGTTTCGCGATAACCCAAGGGGCTTTTTCGTCAACGTATTGGTTGGCTTTGTCTGCAAGTGCGGTGATTTCACGGATAGCACGGCCAAATTCACGTGTTTCATATAGCTCGCCAATGCGCTCTGCAGCATCAACAAATTCTTGATACAAGGCTGGTTCTGCAAACTCAGCCGATAACTTGCCTGCAAAACGTTTGGTAATAAATCCAGCATTACGTGAAGCGAGGTTAACGATCTTGTTTACGACATCAGAGTTCACACGTTGAGTGAAATCTTCAAGGTTAAGGTCAAGGTCGTCAATACGGCTATTAAGTTTTGCGGCATAGTAATAACGCAGACATTCTGGGTCTAGGTGATTTAAGTAAGTGCTAGCTTTAACAAAAGTGCCTTTCGATTTCGACATTTTCGCGCCATTGACCGTAACGTAACCATGAACAAACACGTTATTCGGTTTGCGGAAGCCTGCACCGTCAAGCATGGCTGGCCAGAATAGGCTATGGAAGTAGACAATATCTTTACCGATGAAGTGGTATAGCTCAGCGGTGCTGTCTTGTTGCCAGTATTCATCAAAGTTTAAGTCATCACGTTTGCCACAAAGGTTTTTAAATGAACCCATGTACCCAATTGGCGCATCTAACCAAACATAGAAGAATTTATTTTTCTCACCAGGGATTTCAAAGCCAAAATAAGGGGCATCACGAGAGATGTCCCATTGTTGCAGGCCTGACTCAAACCACTCTTGCATTTTGTTGGCGGTTTCGGTTTGTAGGGAGCCAGAACGCGTCCATTCTTTCAACATGCTTTGGAATTGTGGCAAATCGAAGAAGAAGTGCTCAGAATCTTTCATGATTGGAGTGGCACCCGATACCGCAGATTTTGGATTGATCAAATCCGTTGGGCTGTAGGTTTCGCCACAAGCATCACAGTTATCGCCATATTGATCTTCCGCTTTACACTTAGGACAAGTGCCTTTGACAAAACGATCCGGTAAGAACATTTCTTTTTCAGGATCGAATAATTGAGAAATAGTGCGGCTGGTAATAAAACCATTTTCTTTTAAGCGTAAGTAAATAGAAGACGCCAGTTCGCGGTTTTCGTCACTGTGGGTGCTGTGATAATTATCAAAGCTGATGTTGAAGCCGGCGAAATCTTTCTCATGCTCTTTTTGCACTTCCGCGATCATATCTTCTGGTTTGATCCCAAGCTGTTGAGCTTTTAGCATGATTGGCGTGCCGTGAGCATCGTCTGCACAAATGAAGTTGACGGTATTACCACGTAGGCGCTGATAACGAACCCAAACATCCGCTTGAATATGCTCAAGCATGTGGCCTAGGTGAATTGAGCCATTAGCATAAGGAAGTGCACAGGTTACCAAAATTTTTCTTGGGTCAGTTGCCATAGTTTATTTTCGCTTCTTATTCTTAGAGATGGACAAAGCGGGTGTGCGACTTGAAAAACAATGCGCATACCGGAGAGCTTTATCGTCATAAATGTGGTTAATGATTCTACCCGATAGCCAACTAACTTCAAGAACACATCATGGCATTATGGGGTATTTTTAATGCGGATAAGCCCACGAGGAGGTTTGTTAGGCATTATTTTAAGCGCAATTGGTTAAGATATTTTGCTGAGCAACAAATATTGTTACGATGGCGGAGTTAATTGACTCGCCATTAAAGAGGTTTTATGTCTGATTTGTACCGCACCAAAGAAGCCTGTCTCCAACGCTTAAACCAATTTGAACATGAAGCTTTGATTGAGCATTGGGCTGATACACCAAATCTTGTGCAAATGATAAAACAAGGTCATTTACGCATCACCTTACCTTTTGTGTATCAAGGCTTGGTAGAAGAATTGCAAGCCTGGTGTGAGACTCAAAGGGAGCAAGGTTTTCCTTTGGTTGAGATTACGACTCAAGTTAAGCCCTTAGTCACCAAACAAAGTCAAGCCGTGAAAGGAGTCAAGAATATTATCGCGGTAACGTCAGCAAAAGGTGGTGTCGGCAAATCAACCACTGCCGTCAATTTAGCCTTGGCATTGCAGGCTCTGGGCGCCAAGGTTGGCTTGTTAGATGCCGATATCTATGGCCCATCGGTTCCCTTAATGCTCGGCACTCAAGGCGCACAACCTGATGTACAAGATGGTAAATGGATGCTCCCGGTAGAAGCTCACGGGCTGTTTACTAACTCGATTGGTTATTTGATTGACGACCAAGACGCGGCAATTTGGCGAGGGCCAATGGCGTCAAAAGCACTGGGACAAATACTCAATGAAACCTTGTGGCCACAATTGGATTATTTAGTGATTGATATGCCACCAGGTACAGGGGATATTCAGCTCACCTTAGCACAACAAGTTCCTGTCACTTCTGCTGTAGTGGTGACTACGCCGCAAGATATCGCACTAGCCGATGCTAAAAAAGGCGTCACCATGTTTGAAAAAGTGGATATTCCAGTTTTAGGTTTGATTGAAAATATGAGTTATCACATTTGCTCAAATTGTGGTCACCATGAAGCCATTTTTGGACAGGGTGGTGCGGCCAAAATGGCGCAAGAAGCTCAGCTTGCCTTATTAGCACAAATTCCACTGCATATTGATGTGAGAAGTGATATTGATAATGGTTGTCCTACCGTTGCAGCAAGGCCTCAAAGTGAACATGGCTTAATTTATCAACAGTTGGCATCACATGTTTCAGCCAACTTATTTTGGCAAGGAAAACCAAAACCGGATGAAATTCGTTTTGTGGAAGTGAATTAAATGAAAAATTGGTGGAGAAATAAGCATCTCTACTTTGATTCAATTAATAAATTGCTTTTGTAACTCGCACCACGCCTAATTTTGGGTATATAATCAAGCGGTTTAAATACCCATTTTGATTCTTAGAAAAACGCTGGAATCAACTTGGGTTTCCTTGTCACTATTGAGCTTGGGTGCTTTACATGTCAGAACAACAAAACATGCCTGAAAAAAATAAATGCGTCATTGTAGGAATCGCCGGCGCATCGGCTTCAGGGAAGAGCTTAATTGCAAGCACCATCTATAAAGAATTACGTGCCAAAGTCGGTGATCACCAGATTGGCGTGATCACAGAGGATTGCTATTATCGCGATCAAAGCCATCTTAGTATGGAAGAGCGTGTAAAAACAAATTATGACCATCCTAGCGCATTAGATCATGACTTATTATGTGAACAATTAGAGCAATTGGTTCAAGGTAAGTCAGTTGAAATTCCAGAGTATAGCTATTCAGATCATACTCGTACTGAGAATACGACATTAATGACGCCAAAAAAGGTCATCATTTTAGAAGGGATTTTACTGCTAACAGAACCTCGTTTACGTCAGTTAATGCATGCTTCTGTTTTTATGGATACGCCATTAGACATTTGTTTATTACGTCGTGTTAAACGTGATGTTGAAGAGCGTGGTCGTACTATGGAATCGGTATTGAAACAATATCAAAAAACGGTGCGTCCAATGTTCATGCAGTTTATTGAACCATCAAAACAGCACGCTGATATTATTGTTCCACGTGGTGGTAAAAACCGTATTGCGATCGATGTACTTAAAGCTCATATCGCTAAGCTTTTGAAATCATAAGAAATATGTATTAGGCTAAGAGCCACCTTAGGAGAGATATTCGTGAGATTGTGTGATAGGGATATAAAAAAATATTTGGAAGCAGGTAAAATAGCCATTTCGCCAACGCCATCGGAAGAGAGCATCAGTGGTTTAACGGTTGATGTTCGCCTTGGTCATCAGTTCCGTGTATTTAATGATCACAGTGCGCCTTATATCGATCTGTCTGGTAAAAAAGATCAAGTAACGGCTCAACTTGAAAAAGTGATGAGTGATGAAATAGAAATCTCAGACGATGAAGAATTTTATTTGCATCCAGGTCAACTTGCTTTGGCGGTCACTTATGAATCGGTTGATTTACCGGCCAATATTGTGGGGTGGTTAGACGGTCGTTCTTCCTTGGCTCGATTAGGTTTGATGGTGCATGTAACTGCTCACCGAATCGATCCAGGTTGGTCTGGGCGTATTGTATTAGAGTTTTATAATTCTGGTCGTTTGCCGCTAGCACTTAAGCCGATGATGCCAATTGGCGCATTAAGTTTTGAAGTGTTATCCGGTGATGCTGAAAAACCGTATAACAAGCGTAATAACGCGAAATATAAAAACCAGCAAGGTGCCGTTGCTAGCCGCATAAATGAAGATTAAGTCGTTACGACTTTAATTTAGAATTGACTCTTAAAAAAGTGGCTATCCTTTGGTATCGCCACTTTTCTTTTTAATAAGGGAACGTCATGAAAAAAGTACTCCTATTCCTTTCTGTGCCTATCGCTGTGATTGTGATCGCGATTTTGG includes:
- the udk gene encoding uridine kinase translates to MPEKNKCVIVGIAGASASGKSLIASTIYKELRAKVGDHQIGVITEDCYYRDQSHLSMEERVKTNYDHPSALDHDLLCEQLEQLVQGKSVEIPEYSYSDHTRTENTTLMTPKKVIILEGILLLTEPRLRQLMHASVFMDTPLDICLLRRVKRDVEERGRTMESVLKQYQKTVRPMFMQFIEPSKQHADIIVPRGGKNRIAIDVLKAHIAKLLKS
- the dcd gene encoding dCTP deaminase; translation: MRLCDRDIKKYLEAGKIAISPTPSEESISGLTVDVRLGHQFRVFNDHSAPYIDLSGKKDQVTAQLEKVMSDEIEISDDEEFYLHPGQLALAVTYESVDLPANIVGWLDGRSSLARLGLMVHVTAHRIDPGWSGRIVLEFYNSGRLPLALKPMMPIGALSFEVLSGDAEKPYNKRNNAKYKNQQGAVASRINED
- the apbC gene encoding iron-sulfur cluster carrier protein ApbC — protein: MSDLYRTKEACLQRLNQFEHEALIEHWADTPNLVQMIKQGHLRITLPFVYQGLVEELQAWCETQREQGFPLVEITTQVKPLVTKQSQAVKGVKNIIAVTSAKGGVGKSTTAVNLALALQALGAKVGLLDADIYGPSVPLMLGTQGAQPDVQDGKWMLPVEAHGLFTNSIGYLIDDQDAAIWRGPMASKALGQILNETLWPQLDYLVIDMPPGTGDIQLTLAQQVPVTSAVVVTTPQDIALADAKKGVTMFEKVDIPVLGLIENMSYHICSNCGHHEAIFGQGGAAKMAQEAQLALLAQIPLHIDVRSDIDNGCPTVAARPQSEHGLIYQQLASHVSANLFWQGKPKPDEIRFVEVN
- the metG gene encoding methionine--tRNA ligase; its protein translation is MATDPRKILVTCALPYANGSIHLGHMLEHIQADVWVRYQRLRGNTVNFICADDAHGTPIMLKAQQLGIKPEDMIAEVQKEHEKDFAGFNISFDNYHSTHSDENRELASSIYLRLKENGFITSRTISQLFDPEKEMFLPDRFVKGTCPKCKAEDQYGDNCDACGETYSPTDLINPKSAVSGATPIMKDSEHFFFDLPQFQSMLKEWTRSGSLQTETANKMQEWFESGLQQWDISRDAPYFGFEIPGEKNKFFYVWLDAPIGYMGSFKNLCGKRDDLNFDEYWQQDSTAELYHFIGKDIVYFHSLFWPAMLDGAGFRKPNNVFVHGYVTVNGAKMSKSKGTFVKASTYLNHLDPECLRYYYAAKLNSRIDDLDLNLEDFTQRVNSDVVNKIVNLASRNAGFITKRFAGKLSAEFAEPALYQEFVDAAERIGELYETREFGRAIREITALADKANQYVDEKAPWVIAKQEGKDQELQDICTVGINLFRVLMTYLKPVMPELAARTEAFLNETLAWDNIAQPLVAHEITKFKALFNRIDPKHVEAMIEASKEDAAAEMAAKEQAQQAAQSELDKEPIEAEIEFDDFAKIDLRIAKIIACESVPKANKLLKFQLDIGGETRQVFSGIKAAYQPEELVGKLTVVVANLKPRKMKFGMSEGMILAAGPGGKDLWILEPHDGAQPGMRVM